From Agromyces sp. SYSU T00194, a single genomic window includes:
- a CDS encoding serine hydrolase produces MVTSQESERRSRRAERRQGRRRAGEPNDNFTRGFAALGELSLAGVQVSARATDLASGRVLFSVDDDVIMPTASIGKVLLLVEVASQLAGPGMDGFRILDREPLDAVADSGIWQHLQAPALPVADLAALVGASSDNLATNVLLREIGLEAVRARTEALGLTRTALLDLVRDHRGPDDAPQLSIGSAKELTWLFAALARGEIVTPEVSRRVVGWLSLNADLSLVASAYGLDPLAHREPDHGILLMNKTGTDRGVRSEVGVLRGPRAGVAYAVSMYFADTGLPARLSVLDGMRAMGVDLLEYVH; encoded by the coding sequence GTGGTCACCTCGCAGGAGTCGGAGCGCCGTTCGCGGCGCGCCGAACGCCGGCAGGGGCGTCGACGCGCCGGTGAGCCGAACGACAACTTCACCCGCGGGTTCGCGGCGCTCGGCGAGCTCTCGCTCGCGGGCGTGCAGGTGTCGGCGCGCGCGACCGACCTCGCCTCGGGCCGAGTGCTGTTCTCGGTCGACGACGACGTGATCATGCCGACCGCGTCGATCGGCAAGGTGCTGCTGCTGGTCGAGGTCGCGTCGCAGCTGGCCGGCCCGGGCATGGACGGCTTCCGCATCCTCGACCGCGAGCCGCTCGACGCGGTCGCCGACTCGGGCATCTGGCAGCACCTGCAGGCGCCGGCGCTGCCGGTGGCCGACCTCGCCGCGCTGGTCGGCGCCTCCAGCGACAACCTCGCGACGAACGTGCTGCTGCGCGAGATCGGCCTCGAGGCGGTGCGCGCCCGCACCGAGGCGCTCGGCCTCACCCGCACCGCGCTGCTCGACCTGGTGCGCGACCACCGCGGGCCCGACGACGCGCCGCAGCTGTCGATCGGCTCGGCGAAGGAGCTGACCTGGCTGTTCGCGGCGCTCGCGCGCGGCGAGATCGTGACCCCCGAGGTGTCGCGCCGGGTCGTCGGCTGGCTGTCGCTGAACGCCGACCTCTCGCTCGTCGCCTCGGCGTACGGGCTCGACCCGCTCGCGCACCGCGAGCCCGACCACGGCATCCTGCTGATGAACAAGACCGGCACCGACCGGGGCGTGCGCTCCGAGGTCGGGGTGCTGCGCGGCCCGCGCGCGGGCGTCGCCTACGCGGTCTCGATGTACTTCGCCGACACCGGGCTGCCGGCCCGTCTCTCGGTGCTCGACGGCATGCGCGCGATGGGCGTCGACCTGCTCGAGTACGTGCACTGA
- a CDS encoding bifunctional lysylphosphatidylglycerol flippase/synthetase MprF, with translation MADRVGRATKYRMPPPDEATDAELSRRTESRFGNGVVRGVRFLLRTPISVIVAALLIVTTFQHGGPVAPVTDDVLARFGAGVVPTIQEGRWWTVLTASGFAAGPIASLVAVAAAVVLLGIAERLMGSFRTLVAALVTGSLGYLVGISVQAVGAWAGEWWAALSATTVTVDPLPGILGALMAASAYMSTLWATRTRVAVLAVVLVFLLYAGDPQHLYRLFAALAGLVLGAAFQGNPSSLRPRRASYRGVRGLLATIVAASALGPVVALMHPEAFTPFALLSANLDPGIDADRIVARCDRFSSAACDEAIILASTQGLGPLLMTFVPVVLLLIAAWGILKGRRFGLWLAVLVNVSIALSALLAFDVAEAVAEFQDAELGIGELLVWVVTACGLPVAIAVLLIAMQRRVALPSPRSAMVQFTTVVILAAGVLSALYFMVGWTGLSGFVPDASVGDLAVDTVKRFLPPHVVATIDPLQVPAGDLAFFLHQWVGPVFWAVFAAASVALLRRSESRTSLSAARLMHTLLERHGGGTLGYLGTWRGTSYWFADDLDAGVAYRLENGVALAISDPACATERLDETVAGFIAHCDEEGFTPVFYAAHGETRDALDRLGWHSVSVGEETVIDPTIVAFRGKDWQKVRQPLNRGIREGLTTVWSSWRDLPLPVQARVAAISEAWVSEKALPEMGFTLGGMDELRDPSVRLMLAVDAEEHVHGVTSWLPVHHDGRLVGWTIDFMRRADESMPGVMEYLIASAALHMKEEGLTVLSLSGAPLVSKPLADGEEPPEPTGVDQVLAFLARTLEPAYGFASLFRFKAKFNPRYETLWMSYADTSALPAIGIALSRAYLPRVTPKQAVALTRTVVR, from the coding sequence ATGGCGGATCGGGTCGGCAGGGCGACGAAGTATCGGATGCCCCCGCCCGACGAGGCCACCGACGCCGAACTCTCCCGCCGCACCGAGTCGCGGTTCGGCAACGGCGTCGTTCGCGGCGTGCGCTTCCTGCTCCGCACGCCGATCAGCGTCATCGTCGCCGCCCTGCTCATCGTCACGACGTTCCAGCACGGCGGGCCGGTCGCACCCGTCACCGACGACGTGCTCGCGCGGTTCGGCGCGGGCGTCGTCCCGACCATCCAGGAGGGTCGCTGGTGGACGGTGCTCACGGCGTCCGGGTTCGCGGCCGGGCCGATCGCATCGCTCGTGGCGGTCGCCGCCGCGGTCGTGCTGCTCGGCATCGCCGAGCGCCTGATGGGGTCGTTCCGCACGCTGGTGGCGGCGCTCGTCACGGGGTCGCTCGGGTACCTGGTGGGCATCTCGGTGCAGGCGGTCGGCGCGTGGGCGGGCGAGTGGTGGGCGGCGCTCTCCGCGACGACCGTCACCGTGGACCCGCTCCCCGGCATCCTGGGCGCGCTCATGGCGGCATCCGCCTACATGTCGACCCTGTGGGCGACGCGCACCCGGGTCGCCGTGCTCGCCGTGGTGCTCGTGTTCCTGCTCTACGCGGGCGATCCGCAGCACCTGTACCGACTCTTCGCCGCGCTGGCGGGGCTCGTGCTCGGCGCCGCGTTCCAGGGCAACCCGTCGTCGCTGCGGCCGCGCCGGGCGTCGTACCGCGGCGTGCGCGGCCTGCTCGCGACCATCGTCGCGGCGAGCGCGCTCGGCCCGGTCGTCGCGCTCATGCACCCCGAGGCGTTCACGCCGTTCGCGCTGCTCTCGGCGAACCTCGACCCGGGCATCGACGCCGACCGCATCGTCGCGCGGTGCGACCGCTTCTCCTCGGCCGCGTGCGACGAGGCCATCATCCTGGCCAGCACGCAGGGCCTCGGGCCGCTGCTCATGACGTTCGTCCCCGTGGTGCTGCTGCTGATCGCCGCGTGGGGCATCCTCAAGGGCCGTCGGTTCGGCCTGTGGCTCGCGGTCCTCGTGAACGTCAGCATCGCCCTGTCCGCGCTGCTGGCGTTCGACGTCGCGGAGGCGGTGGCCGAGTTCCAGGACGCCGAGCTCGGCATCGGGGAACTGCTGGTCTGGGTGGTCACGGCGTGCGGGCTGCCGGTCGCGATCGCGGTGCTGCTGATCGCCATGCAGCGGCGTGTGGCGCTGCCGAGCCCGCGCAGTGCGATGGTGCAGTTCACGACCGTCGTGATCCTCGCCGCGGGCGTGCTGTCGGCCCTGTACTTCATGGTCGGCTGGACGGGGCTGAGCGGGTTCGTGCCGGATGCATCCGTGGGCGACCTCGCCGTCGACACGGTCAAGCGCTTCCTCCCGCCGCACGTCGTCGCGACGATCGATCCGCTGCAGGTGCCCGCGGGCGACCTCGCCTTCTTCCTCCACCAGTGGGTCGGGCCCGTGTTCTGGGCGGTGTTCGCCGCGGCATCCGTCGCGCTGCTCCGCCGCTCGGAGTCGCGCACCTCGCTCAGCGCCGCACGCCTCATGCACACGCTCCTCGAGCGGCACGGCGGCGGCACGCTCGGCTACCTCGGCACCTGGCGCGGCACCTCGTACTGGTTCGCCGACGACCTCGACGCGGGCGTCGCCTACCGCCTCGAGAACGGCGTGGCCCTCGCGATCTCCGACCCGGCCTGCGCGACCGAGCGGCTCGACGAGACCGTCGCGGGCTTCATCGCGCACTGCGACGAGGAGGGCTTCACGCCCGTCTTCTACGCCGCGCACGGTGAGACGCGCGACGCGCTCGACCGCCTCGGCTGGCACTCGGTCTCGGTCGGCGAGGAGACCGTCATCGACCCGACCATCGTGGCGTTCCGCGGCAAGGACTGGCAGAAGGTGCGCCAGCCGCTGAACCGCGGCATCCGCGAGGGGCTCACCACCGTGTGGAGCTCGTGGCGCGACCTGCCGCTGCCGGTGCAGGCACGCGTCGCCGCGATCTCCGAGGCGTGGGTCTCCGAGAAGGCGCTGCCCGAGATGGGCTTCACGCTGGGCGGCATGGACGAGCTGCGCGACCCGAGCGTGCGGCTGATGCTCGCCGTCGACGCCGAGGAGCACGTGCACGGCGTGACCAGCTGGCTGCCCGTGCACCACGACGGCCGGCTCGTCGGCTGGACCATCGACTTCATGCGCCGCGCGGACGAGTCGATGCCCGGGGTCATGGAGTACCTCATCGCGTCGGCGGCCCTCCACATGAAGGAGGAGGGCCTCACGGTGCTGAGCCTGTCGGGCGCACCGCTCGTGTCGAAGCCGCTCGCCGACGGCGAGGAGCCGCCCGAGCCGACGGGCGTCGACCAGGTGCTCGCGTTCCTCGCCCGCACCCTCGAGCCCGCCTACGGGTTCGCGTCGCTGTTCCGGTTCAAGGCGAAGTTCAACCCGCGCTACGAGACGCTCTGGATGTCGTACGCCGACACCTCGGCGCTGCCCGCCATCGGCATCGCGCTCTCGCGCGCGTACCTGCCGCGGGTCACGCCGAAGCAGGCGGTCGCGCTCACCCGGACCGTCGTGCGATGA
- a CDS encoding NUDIX hydrolase, translated as MTLDDIAVAAIALVRERRVLMVTARGRDVWFMPGGKLDPGESGAEAAAREAREEVSLHLDPGALQELFEVATQAHGEPDGRLVRMRVFRAVTDASPEPAAEIDAVHWAVSGDVGRCPPAGAEVLRRLGALGLID; from the coding sequence ATGACCCTCGACGACATCGCGGTCGCCGCGATCGCCCTGGTGCGCGAGCGCCGCGTGCTCATGGTCACGGCGCGGGGGCGCGACGTGTGGTTCATGCCGGGCGGCAAGCTCGACCCCGGCGAGTCGGGGGCGGAGGCCGCCGCGCGGGAGGCGCGCGAGGAGGTGTCGCTGCACCTCGACCCGGGCGCGCTGCAGGAGTTGTTCGAGGTCGCCACGCAGGCGCACGGCGAGCCCGACGGGCGGCTGGTGCGCATGCGGGTGTTCCGGGCGGTGACGGATGCCTCCCCCGAGCCCGCGGCCGAGATCGACGCGGTGCACTGGGCCGTCTCCGGCGACGTGGGGCGGTGCCCGCCCGCGGGCGCGGAGGTGCTGCGGCGGCTCGGCGCGCTCGGGCTGATCGACTGA